The genomic window ATCCGATTGGCGCTGGTCATCGACAGGAAGCGATTGATGCCATGTGCGAGGAATTCCTTCGCATTAAACTGCAGGACAGGATGGCATCCTGTCCCTAGAAATTTTGCTTGCAAATATTATCAACATTTATTACCTTTTATTGACTTTAAATGCACCAAAACAAAAAATCAAATAGGTTGTTTACCATAGAAGCTTTAACCGCCGAGACAAATGAGCAGCTACGCCAGCCACTGCGCATGACCGAAGAAGAATTTCTCGAATTTTGCGATGAAGACACGAAAGCCGAGCATATAGACGGAGAGGTCATTGTGCTTTCACCAGGTTCTAATAAGCATAGTAGGATTGCGACGTTTCTGACAAGGATTCTACAATTCTACATTGATCGGCATCATCTTGGCACACTTTGGGGTGAAAACTTTCAAGTTCGACCGCGACAAGGATTGCGTAGGGTGTCTGATCTGATCTTTATTTCAAAAGACAATCGGGTAACTGTAACCAATACCGAGGGTCGATAGCGCTCTTGATTTAGTCGTGGAGATCGTCTCCCCAGATTGCGTGGAGCGTGATTGGCGAGAGAAATATTTAGAATATGAAAAAACAGGCATCAAGGAAAATTGGGTGATTGATCCAATCTATGAAAAAATGAATATTTATTGCTTGAACGAGCAGGGCCTATACGAAGCCCAAAAAGCTGAAAATAAAATTTTAAAATCAAAGGTACTGCCCGGCTTCTGGATTAAACCCGAATGGTTCTGGCAGGAGCCATTACCGAATCTAATTTCAGTTGCTAGGAAATTGAATATCAAAATTGGATAGCAGCATGAGATATCAAGATATTCAGCAAAAAATCCGACCTATTTTTGAATCGGACCCCGAGATTGCCGCCGTTTATTTATTCGGCTCAACCGCTACTGGGAAAAATCATCTTAAAAGTGATATCGATTTGGCGATTTTGTTTCAACGGCCGTTGTCAACTATCGAATCCCATCGAAGATTAGAACAACATTTTGTTAAGCTCACCAAAGCATTGGGTGCTGAACCAGATCTGGTTGATCTGGAAAAAATTGATCTCATTCTGCTGTTCGAAATTTTAAAAGAGGGTATTATTTTGATCGAAAATGACCGCGAGCGAAACCGCAACTTCATGGGCAGAAAGTTGGTCGAATGCATCGATTTTCAAACCATCATGAAAAGATGTGCCAGAGGAATGTACCGAAACGCATTGGAGAGGGTTAGTGGTTAAAACCGATGTATTATATCGCAAAATAAGCCAGGTGAAGCACCACTTAGAACGGTTGAAGGCCAAACAGAAACTTTCCAGAGAGAGTTTTTTAACCGATCTGGATGCTCAGGATTCCGTTCTGTTGAACCTACAACATGCTATTCAAGGCATCATCGACATTGGAGCACATATTATATCAGATGAAGCCTGGGGCGTTCCTGGATCTCTTTCAGATATTTTTTATAAGCTTGAGGATCACGGATTGATCTCCCCTTCTCTCGTCGAAAAATTAATCCCCATGATCGGGTTTCGCAATTTGATTGTGCATCAATACGGAGATATAAATTTCAGCATCGTTTACGAGATCTACCAGAAGCGTTTGGAGGATATCGAAAATTTTCTTGATGTCATCCAGAGCCATTTTCAACCATAGCCAGACTTAGTTTGCTCCTTTTTACATTAACATTAGATTTCGGCAAATAATAATAATTAATTCATTGCTAGGGGCGAAGTAACGAAGCAATCCATTATTAATTTCTGAATCAGGGGATTCCTCTCCGACTGCTGGCGGATCGGAATGGCGAGTTCCTCTATTTTGCAGAAGGTCATATCGACATTAATCGCATTTTGAATTTGTATTAATTTCAAATTGAAATTCATTCAAAAATCGCTTGACTTTCTGGAAAAAAATTGTAATATTTATTCCTCTTAATGAACCAATTTTAACCGAATCTTTCTATCTACATCTCTTTTATTGCAAAAATCTTTGAGGAAAAATAGTATGAAGATCAAGAACCATCTTTTTTTGATTTTATTTTTTGCATTCATAGTTTTGCTAAATTTTGATTGCAAAAAATCCTCCCACCAAAAGGAAAAAATTCAACTAGAAATTGCTGAAGTCACCATCCCCGTTCAGGGCATGACCTGCGGCAGTTGTGAGCATCATATCGAGACGGAGGTCATTCGCAAGGCAGGGGTCATCGAAATCAAGGCGGATCACCAGAAGGCTATTGCCCATGTGAAGTACGATAGCAGCAAAATTTCGCTGGATCAACTGGTGGCGGCGATCAATGAGACGGGGTATAAGGCCAGTATGCCAGTTGCCAGTGATCAGTAATCAGTCTTCAGTCAGCAGTCTTCAGTCGGCAGTATGCAGGTGGCTGGGTGGTAAATTCTATTTTTGCGGATGCTTTAATACCCATTAATCCCGCTATTGGCCAACTGTCAGATTCGCTAAATTGGAATTCAGAAAAATTAATTCGCTCAAATTAGCGAAATTGGCGGTCAAGGATTTTGAATTGGAAGTCATACCCATGAAAGCATGATTACGATTCTGATGAAATGAAATCCCAACAATGTGAGGAAGGAAATGAGAAAGCTGATAATTATTGTTTTAATCTGGCTTATCGGGGCGCAATTCTCAGGGCTTGCAAGAGCGCAGGATGAAAAGATCGAAGTTGGCATTATCGAGAAATTGGGGCAATATATTCCGAAAGATGTGTTCTTTTATGACGAGCGGGGCGATTCCGTAGCGTTGAAGGATATGATCGATAAGCCGACCATCCTGTCGTTCGTCTATTTTCGTTGTCCCACCATCTGTCCCCGTATGCTGGCCGAGCTCTCGGTGTTGTTAGAAAAAATCGCTCTGGAGCCTGGCAAGGATTTTAATCTCATCACCATCAGCTTCGATCCGACGGATACGCCAGCGAGTGCGGCCGATAAAAAAATGAATTTCATGAAATCGATCCAGCGGCCACTGCCTGAAAATGCCTGGCGCTTCCTGACGGGCGACATCAACAACATCGCCCGCATCACCGAGGCCGTGGGCTATCGCTTCAAAAAAGATCGGCAGGATTTCATCCATCCCTCGGCCATCATTGCCCTATCCCCCGAAGGGAAAATTGTTCGCTACATCATGGGCTTAAGCTACCTGCCATTCGATGTGAAGATGGCCGTCATCGAAGCGGCCGAGGGACGGGTCGGCCCGACGATCAATAAAGTGTTATTGTACTGTTTCAGCTACGATCCCCAGGGACGGACGTATGCGATGAACATCACCAAGATTACGGGGACGATCATTCTGTTTCTGGTGGCTGTATTCGCCATTTTTCTGGTGGCGAAATCCCGAACTCGGGGAAATAAATAGAAGCTACTGGTTCCATCGGTTAAAGCGATGGAATCCAGTATACCACCCTTGCTAAGGTGGAATCTAAACGTTCCGAAAGTTCCAAACTTTCGGAACGCTCGAATGTTGAATGACTACCCTTGAGAAGGTTAGCAACCATCTTAAGGGTGGATTTCCGATTATCAAAAAAAAGCTTTCCGAAAGCTCCGAGCTTTCGAAAAGCTCAAATTCTAAAATAGAACAACGAGGCACTCTTTATGGCTCATGACGCAGCAATTGCTACTACCCATCCTGTTAGCTTTTTAGAGGAACGAGGTCGATTTACAGGCATCCTGTCCTGGATTTTCAGCACCGATCACAAGCGCATCGGCATTTTGTATTTGTTCTCCATGCTCGCCATGTTTTTGGTGGGCGCAACATTCGCCTTTTTGATGCGGTTGGAGCTGATCGCCCCAGGAAAAACCATTATCGAGCCGCAGACCTATAACTCGTTCTTCACCCTGCACGGCGTGATCATGATTTTCCTGTTCATCATCCCCAGCATCCCAGCAGCGTTCGGCAACTTCTTTCTGCCGATTCAGATTGGCGCCAAGGACGTGGCCTTCCCCCGATTAAATCTGTTGAGCTGGTGGCTGTACATTTCAGGAGCGGCTCTGGCCATCTATTCCCTGGTCAGTGGCGCTGCCCCAGCCGATACGGGTTGGACGTTCTATGCGCCGTACAGCATCCGCACGGGCACGAATGTCTCGCTCACGGTATTTGCGGCGTTCGTCTTAGGATTTTCATCTATTTTAACGGGCGTCAATTTCATCACCACCATCCATCGCATGCGGGCGCCTGGCATGGGCTGGTTCAAAATGCCGCTGTTCCAGTGGGCGCTCTATGCCACAGGCTGGATTCAGATCATTGCCACGCCCATCGTGGGCATCACGCTGTTGCTGGTGATTTTTGAACGGGCATTCGGCATCGGCGTGTTCGATCCCACCAAAGGCGGCGACCCGATCCTCTACCAGCACCTGTTCTGGATTTACTCGCATCCCGCTGTGTACATCATGATTTTGCCAGGCATGGGCGTGATCTCGGAGATGATCCCCGTCTTTGCCCGACGGACCATCTTCGGCTATAAATTCATCGCCTTCTCCAGTCTGGCCATTGCCTTTTTCGGGTCGCTGGTCTGGGGCCATCACATGTTCGTCAGCGGCCAAAGCTATACTGCCGATGTCGTTTTCTCGCTGCTCACCTTTCTGGTCGCCATTCCCAGCGCCATCAAGGTGTTCAACTGGGTGGCCACGTTGTACAAAGGCTCCATCGAGCTGGAATCGCCCATGTTGTTCTCGCTGGCGTTCATCTTTTTGTTCTCCATCGGCGGACTGACGGGATTGATGCAGGGAGCGCTGGCGGTCAACGTCCACATTCACGACACATCGTTCATCGTCGGCCATTTCCATTACGTGATGTTCGGCGGCACGGGCTTCGCCTTCTTCGGGGCGCTGCATTATTGGTTCCCCAAAATGTTCGGCAAAATGTACAATCGCAAGCTGGCCAAGATCGCCTGGGGCTTCATGTTCGTGGGATTCAACACGCTCTATTTTCCGCTGCTGGTGATCGGCTGGATGGGTATGCCACGACGCTATTACGATTATCTGCCCCAGTTCCACACAGGCCATTTGATCTCCACCATCGGCAGTTGGATTTTGATCACAGGCATCCTGCTGGTGCTTTACAATTTGGGCCGAGCTTTGATCAAAGGTGAAAAGGCGGGACAAAATCCCTGGGGTGGCGCCACGCTGGAATGGCAGACGTCGACACCTCCGCCGCTGGAAAATTTTGAGAAGATTCCAGAGGTGAATCGAGATCCGTATGACTTTCGGGGGATTGCTGTTCAGTAGAGATTATCGAATGAGCATACTACCAAATAAATTTGGATTCCAGGAGTGTTGGAATGTTGGCCTTATTGCATCACTCCATGACTCCAATAGTTCATTTATTCCATTAATCGGCTTCTGTAAAATTAAACTATTTCAGTCATTCCGAACGGAGCGCAGCGGAGTGAGGAATCTTTGTGTCTTACAGAATTAAATAATCAGATTCCTCGCTTCGCTCGGAATGACGGATTTTCTCAGCTTGCAGAGGTCTATCCCTTTAACGAAAAGCATCGCTATTCGCAAAACATGGAGGAGAAGCCTTCAGATGGTTGGTACAACTGAATTTGCTGTGGCAAAACATAGTGACTACACAGGCGCCAAGATCGGCATGTGGCTATTTCTGTTTACGGAATTGCTCTTGTTCGGTGGCATGTTCGTGCTGTACTCGGTCTATCGCTACAAGTACGCCCACGATTTTCACATCGCTGCTTATGAATTGAATCAGTTGATGGGCGCCATCAACACGGTTATTTTGCTCACCAGCAGCCTCACCATGGCGCTATCCATTGCGGCGCTGCAACGAGCCAATCGTAAGCTATCGAACATATTTCTGATCATCACCATCGTTTTAGGCGTGCTGTTTCTGGTCAACAAGTACTTCGAGTGGAGCGCCAAGATCGAACATGGGATTTATCCGAATTCGCCGCTATTGGCTCGTAGCTTTAATAATGGCGAAACGCTGTTCTTCGGCCTCTATTACGCCATGACGGGCTTGCATGGATTGCACGTGGTCATTGGCATTGGCATATTGACTTTTATGCTCTATTTCATCAATCGCCAGCCCACCACGCAGTTCGCCATCGAGCCAGCTCAAGTCGATGAGCTGCGGGGCTCGCAGTTGAAAATCGAGGATCGTCAGGGCCGAAAGCTGTGGGACGGCGCCACCATCGGCAACTCCGTCCGCCGCATCTCGATCACATTCAAACATTACGCCACCGACGAGACCTTTGATCGTACCAATATCACGAAACTGGAGAATTCGGGCCTGTACTGGCATCTGGTGGATATTATCTGGATATTTTTGTTTCCGTTGTTTTATTTGATTACTTGACATCCCCCTAAATCCCCCTTAAAAGGGGGAATTTTGAGGAGACCCATTCCCCGCTTTAAAGGGTATCCTATAGAGCCTTCCCCCCTTTGAAGGGGGGCCAGGGGGGATGTCTGAAAATACAAATAAATTCAAAATGAATAAAATCTATAAAAACGACATTCAAATAATTATTGAAAAAGGCGATGATGGCTATTTTGTCGTTCACTGCCCAACTATAAAAGCTTGCTGGTCTCAAGGTAAAACCCAAAATGAAGCATTGAAAAACATTCAAGAAGCAATTGATTTGTATTTAAGCGAAGAACAATCAAAATCCCAAAAACTTAAATTTAGAAAATTCGATTTGGGTGAAGAAGTCCATGTAGATCGAGATGAATTGTATTCAGGGAGAGGATAGCTAGGGTTGTTTTGATTTAAAATGACATCCCCCTGAATCCCCCTTCAAAGGGGGACTTTTGAGATGACCCACTACCAGCTTTGAAGGGTATCCCATAGAGCTTTCCCCCCTTTAAAGGGGGGCCAGGGGGGATGTCTAGAAATAGAAAATTGTTATTAACTTTGAAAGCAGCAATATGCCCAGAAATCCAATCATACCCTACAATCCGAAACTAAAAACATTAGCACGAGAACTCAGAAAAAATGCGACTTATTCAGAGAAAATATTATGGAACGCTATCAGAAGAAAACAATTGGGGTATGAATTTCACAGGCAGGTACCCATTGATGAATTTATTGTTGATTTTTATTGTCATGAGCTAATGCTGGCTATAGAAATCGATGGCATTAGTCATGAAGCAGAATATGCAAAAATCAACGATAAAGAACGGCAATCAAAGATAGAAAATTTTGGAGTATCCTTTCTAAGATTTGATGATGAATTTGTAAAGGCAAATCCTGACAAAGTCATTTCGGAAATTGAAAATTGGATTAGATTAAATGCAAGGAGGACATCCCCCTAAATCCCCTGCCCTGCGGGCACTGGCTTCAAAGGGGGACTCTTAAGGAGCATTCCCCCCTTTGAAGGGGGGCCAGGGGGGATGTCTAAACAAGAAAGTAAGTTCAAAGTTAGAAAATTCCATTTGGATGATAAATTTCATACCAATCTTGAAGAATCTAAGATAGGGAGAGAGTAATTCGTTTTGCTCAGATTTAAAAAAGACATCCCCCTAAATCCCCCTTCAAAGGGGGACTTAATATCGTTCCCCCCTTCAAAGGGGGACTTTGCAAGGGGTGCTTTCCCCCCTTTGAAGGGGGGAAAGGGGGGATGTTAGAAATGAAGCGTAAAAATCAATGAATTCGGAGAACAAACCATGACCCACCACGACTCAACCCAGGAACAACATGCGGTAACCTACAGCACCTACATCCTGATCTGGTTCGCACTGATCGTCCTCACGGGACTAACCGTGGCAGTGGCTGGCACCAACCTGGGCGGACTCAGCGTATGGACGGCTATTCTCATCGCAGCGATCAAAACAACTCTCGTGCTGATGGTCTTCATGCATTTGAAATACGAGCGGCCCCTGTTTCGCTGGATGGTGCTGGTGGTGCTCGTGGCTATAACCATTTTTATCGTATTCACATTCTTTGATGTCTCTTATCGATAGGTGAAATTATGATCGTTGACACAGCGAATATCCCGCAAACCGTCAATAACGTCTTTTATTTAATCTTAGCCATTTCCGTGGTGCTGCTGCTGCTCATCACGTTTCTGATGGTCTTTTTTGTCATCAAATATCATCGCAAGCGGAACAAAGAGCCGAAGGATATCGAGGGCAATACCTGGCTGGAGATCACCTGGACGGTTATCCCCACCATTCTGGTACTGGGCATGTTCTACTACGGCTGGATCGGCTACAAAATGATGAAGGATGTGCCTAAGGATGCGATGACCATCAACGTTACGGGGCGCATGTGGTCGTGGCTATTCGAATATGAGAACGGCATCCAGAGCGACACGTTGTACGTGCCTGTGGACAAGCCGATCCGCATCAATTTGAAATCCCAGGATGTGCTGCATAGCTTTTATATCCCCGCCTTTCGGGTGAAGCATGATGTGGTGCCTGGGAATGAACAGGGATACGTCTGGTTTCAACCCAAAGAGCTGGGCACGTATGATGTCTTCTGCGCCGAGTATTGCGGCCAGCAACATGCCTATATGAAGACCAAGCTGGTGGTGCTGCCTGAAACGGATTTTCAGGCCTGGTTGAGCAAGAAAGGCGGAGCAGCTCCTGCTGCCGATTCGGTCGCCATAAAGCCCATGACAACCTCTTCCTCAGCCGAGCCAGCAAAAACCGATGCGCCCAAAGAAATTCCCCGTGGCCTGGCCTTGCTGAACGAAAAGCAATGCACCGCCTGCCACTCCCTGGACGGCTCGCTGCTGGTGGCCACGACTTTCAAGGGCATTTTCGGCAGGAAACAGATCGTGCTTACCGACGGCAAAGAACGAAGGATCACCATAGACGAGGCCTATTTCAAAAAATCGATTCTGGAACCCAACGCCGATGTTGTGAAAGGCTTCGATCCGATCATGCCCGAGACGGGAGGAATAACTGAGGGGGAGATTCGGGAGATGATGGAGTATGTTAAGGGGTTGAAGTAGATTGATGTGACCGTCACTTTAGAAGTGACGGTCACATTAAAACTCTAAATCTATCCGTCAACCGACGGAGGGACTTTGCAAGGGGCGCATTCCACCCTTTGAAGCGACCGAAGGAAGTACCCGCCAACTGGCGGGTAGGGGGTCAGGGGGGAGTTGATTTCGGCCATAGTTAGTTTTTTAGCAGGAGTGTTGTGATTAAAGACAGACTAACAACTTTTTTTGCGCTTATCAAACTCAAAATCACCACCGCCGTCGCATTGACGACAGCCGTGGGCTATGTTTTGGCGGTGGAACAATTATCGAGCCAAATTTTCATCCCGATGCTGGGTATCTGGTTATTGGCCTGCGGCTCATCGGCGTTGAACGAATTGCAGGAACGAACCATCGACGGCCTCATGCGCCGCACTCGGCAACGGCCATTGCCTGCCCATCGAATTGAAACCAGAACTGCGGTGGTTATCATCATGATTTTATCATTGGCGGGGACGCTGGTTTTATATTTTGGAACGAACCTGTTAGCGACGGTACTGGGCCTGTTCGCCCTAATCTGGTACAATGGTGTCTACACGCCGCTCAAAAGAAAGACCGCCTTTGCCGCTGTGCCAGGCGCATTGATCGGCGCCATCCCGCCCATGGTCGGCTGGGTTGCTGGCGGCGGAAATATTTTCGATCCGACCATCGTTCTCATCGCCAGCTTTTTCTTCATCTGGCAGGTGCCCCATTTCTGGCTGCTGCTCATGCTGTCGGGCGATGACTACCAGCGAGCGGGACTGCCATCATTGACCAGATTTTTTTCCATGGCCCAGATCGCCCGAATTACATTTATCTGGACACTAACGACAGCCCTGGCGGCGCTGATCATTATCAATTTCATTGGAGTGGAGTCCATAGCGATTAAAATTGCTGTTCTGATGATGGCCGCTGGCCTTGTTTGGCAGGCGAGCACAACTCTGCAGGCCAAACAGCGCCCGTGGCGATTGAGACATGCGTTTATCGGCATTAATATCTTTGCGCTATTGGTGACCCTTTTTCTGGCGATTGACAAATTGATGAATATTTAATGAGGTAATTTCCCCATGCAATTTTCCGATCAATTCACCCTGCTGGCCACACCAGCCCATCTGTCACTGGTTAAAATTTTATTGCTGATCATGTTTCTGCTCCATCTGCCGTACATCGGATTGCTCATCGGCAGTTCATTTCTTTCAGTTTGGTTCAATTTATCAGGCCGAAAGAATAAAAATCCACTGCACTCGAGCTTTGCCAGGGATCTGATCGAGCTGGCGGCGTTCAATAATAGCATCGGACTGGTGTTGGGCGCTCTCCCACTGTTGGTGATTGCGCTGATCTATTCCCAGATCCTCTACGGCGGCAATGCAGTAACCCTGCAATATCTGATTTATTCTTTCCTGCCGATCTTACTGGGATTGATCGCCGTTTACATCTATCGCTTCACGGTGCGCAGCGAAAAAATTGTTTATGTGTTGGTGGGCGCCTTGGGGGTGTTGCTATTGCTGGCGGGATATTTTGTGTTCATCGCCAGTATCGCCCGTTTTCATGATCCCGAAAAATGGGCCTTCATCAAACATCCCGTCCAGGTTTTGATCGGCTGGCACGCCATCGGCAATTATTTGGCCTTTTTGACCAGTTCCTTCGCCATCACAGGGATTGGCATCATTTTCTTTTTCTTCGCCTGGGGAAAAAAGCTCTCAACCGATACCACTGAATATGCCGCCTGGGTGAAAAAGTTCGGCCTGACCATCGGGTTGATTTTTACGCTATTGACGCCCCTGTTCATCGTTTTCAGTTTGATCAACTTGCCCGACATCGCCTATTCCTATACTGTGATTGCCATGTCGATCGTCCTTCTAATTTTGCTGGCGGTGGTAAGCAATGTACTGGCGAAGCTGCTGCAAGGGGCTTCCATCAGGCTGGGCATCTCCGCCTTCATCCTCTCGATCCTGGCCTTTTTAGTGATGATTTTGAATAGCAGTACGGCTCGAGAGAATGCCTTGCTGGAGCATAACAAATTTCTGGCGCTGGAATCCCAGGCTCGACTGGCCAAGATACTCCCCGAACGGCAAATGGAAGAAGGCGGCGGCATCACCGATTACGCCAAAGGAGAGGCGATTTACAAGCGGATTTGTTCCTCCTGCCATCGGTTTGATCAAAAAATCGTAGGGCCGCCATACGTGACGGTGTTGCCCAAATATGAAAACGACATCCAAAAATTGATCGCCTTCGTCTCCAATCCGTACAAAGTGAACCCCAACTATCCACCGATGCCGAACCAGGGGCTCAAGATTACGGAGGTCGAGGCAGTGGCGGGGTATTTGTTGAAGACGTATCAGGAGCAGTATAAGAAGTGAGTTGGGGTGTTGGGCGATTGGGAGATTGGGTAATTGGGTAACTGGGGGATTGGGTGATCGGGAAAATAGGTAATTAGTGCCTGAACGAAAACTATTGAATTTGTAGCAAAAATGTCATTCCGAACGAAGTGAGGAATCTGTTTTTTACACAAATATTGGATTTACAGATTTCTCCCTTCGGTCGAAATGACAGAATGGTGAGTTTTCGTTCAAACACTAATTAGGTAATTAGTGCGTGAACGAAAATGCTGAATTTTCTATAAAGCAGTCATTGCGAGCGGAGCGAAGCAATCTCTTAATCTTTCAAGTTTCTTAAAGATTGCTTCTCCGCCTTCGGCGGATCGCAATGACATCAGAGGCAGTAATAACTGAGTCTTCGTTCAAGCACTAATTCGATGACTTGGAAACTAAATTCTGAGTCGTTTCGATTCCCAGTTAAAAAAGATATCTTTTCTGTGGGATTCCAATTCTGTGGAAGCACGCTTTTTAGTTAGTAAATGCCCAAGGTGGCTAAGAAAGTAATCAAGAGGAGTACAGGCAGTGAAACTGAATACCAGAGCGTTACTGATTAGCGGTTATTTCGGATTTTTGATCCTGTTGGTTTTGTTATTGGGCTATCTCTGGAAAACGTATCGCAAGGCGCCCGACCAGCCCATTGCGTTCAGTCATCAGCGGCATGTTTCCTTTGTCGGCTTGCAGTGCACGCATTGCCATGCCTACGTTGAGAAGGCCGCCAAGCCAGGCATTCCCGCCGTAGCCGTGTGCATGGAATGCCACCAGAATGTAGCGACCGATCGGCCCGAGATCATCAAATTGACCAAATACTGGAACGATAAACAGCCTGTGCCCTGGAACAAAGTGCACTATCTGCCACCCCATGTCAATTTCACGCACAAACGCCATATCAAACGGGGCTTTGACTGCGCTGTCTGCCATGGCGAGGTGAAGAATATGGAAAAGATCCGCCAGGTGAAATCGCTGCGCATGGGCTGGTGTCTCACCTGTCATCGGGCAAATGGAGGATCGGAGGACTGTTGGACGTGTCATAAGTGAGGATGCAATATCATGGATCGAGGAAAATTGTTTTCAGATGTCAATAAGTACATGGCAGAAATATTCGGGAACAAACTAAAAAAGATTTTTTTATACGGCTCTTATGCAAAAAATAAGCAGACCAAGGAATCTGATATTGATTTTTTCGTGCTGGTCGATGAGACTGAAGAAGATTTGAAAAAAGTTAGATATCGAATTGCCGATGTCATGGCGGAATTATCATTAAATCACGACGTACTTGTTTCGATCACAGAGGAGACTTTGAATCGATTTATGGAATACTCTGAAATATTGCCTTTCTATCAAATTATAAAG from candidate division KSB1 bacterium includes these protein-coding regions:
- a CDS encoding cytochrome c family protein, coding for MKLNTRALLISGYFGFLILLVLLLGYLWKTYRKAPDQPIAFSHQRHVSFVGLQCTHCHAYVEKAAKPGIPAVAVCMECHQNVATDRPEIIKLTKYWNDKQPVPWNKVHYLPPHVNFTHKRHIKRGFDCAVCHGEVKNMEKIRQVKSLRMGWCLTCHRANGGSEDCWTCHK
- a CDS encoding nucleotidyltransferase domain-containing protein gives rise to the protein MDRGKLFSDVNKYMAEIFGNKLKKIFLYGSYAKNKQTKESDIDFFVLVDETEEDLKKVRYRIADVMAELSLNHDVLVSITEETLNRFMEYSEILPFYQIIKKEGVVIYGK